Below is a genomic region from Microcoleus sp. FACHB-672.
AATGTCAAACGAACCGTCTGAGCGCAAAAGTGAGCCAGAAGAAAAAAAAGTTTCTGCGGAAGATATGGTAAATCCAGCAGAAGATCTGATCTATGCCGGTGGCTACACACCAGACCCTAGAGAAACTATCAACAATCCTGCTGTTGCACCTCAGATGCTTAATAATTCGGGGGATTTGAGGGGAGATTTAATTGAGGATGAGTGACGGTTAAATCGGCTTGCTATAAGCTGCCGGTCATTAAAATTTGCTGGCAAGTTTTAAGAATTGACCCTCATATATAGCCGACCTAAAAACTTAAGGGGTAAGCGCTTGGCACTTACCCCTTTATCAACTATTTGTTTTGCTAAAATAATGGCGTGAGGATGTCTAAAGAGCACCGGAGCTACTTAGCGCCAAAATCGCCGCCGTTCCCAGCAAATGACCCGCGCTTGTTGAAGCCAAAAACGCTCCAACACTGGGGTTATTGAAAGCTGAGGGAAACGGCAAAACCATTTTAGGGCCAACTTTCGGATACTTAATCACGCGGGGAAGAACCAGCAATGCCAAAATATTGCAAATCCCCATAACGATGAGCTTAGAGGTTCCCGGTGCTGCTGTGTCGGTAATGGTTGATTGTACGACTGCGAGTAAGTCCATCAAAATTTCTTGTCCTCCATTGAATGATTATTGCAGAGATTTCAACAATCCCTTTGAACATTTAGCATATACATAAAAAGGGCAGTCAAAATGCCCTTCTTAAGTAAAATAATAGCGACTTATTCCAATCTGTCTATCTACCCACAGACTCAAACCGCTCACAAGTCTAAAGGAAGATCCCCACGATCAAAAATTGTGCGGTTTCTTTTATATTTTGGATGCATGGATATTAAGGTTAAAAATTCTTTCAATAATAGGAGTTAATATCATCCATCTATTGCAACCCTATTTCAACTTTATATAAATTCACACAAACATCGCCCTTGATTGCACAGGCTTGTTTAGGCTTTTAAATAAAATCACCTTGTCGGGGGATGGCTGCAAGGGTCATTCTTGTGTGGTTGCTTTTAAGTTTCCTCACGCCTCAAACAACTCAATGGCTCAGGGAATGCTATTGTAAACTTTTCCCCAACCGAGACGCGAGAATTATTTACATTTACCCGTACCCAATAAATTTTATGAAACTTTTACTATGCTTGGTAAGTTTTGTGCTGTTATCCGCAAGTTCTGAATTAGTACAAGTGCCGGTAAATGCTCAAGAAGTCTTGCTTCAAGCCAAAACTGAGGCCGCGCAGCCGGTCAATGAATTAGATAGATTAGAACAGCAAACCCAACAACTTTATGAAACAGGCCGGTTTGCCGAAGCAAGCGTATTATTGCAGCAATTGCAAGGTAATTACGCAGTCATTGAGGATAAATTAGGCGAGGCGAGGACGTTAAGAAATTTAGCATTAGTTTATCACGCAACGGGCGAGCGGTCAAAAGCTACTGAAGCGATTAAACAAAGCTTTCAACACCTCCAAGAATTGCAAGAAACACGAGGAAAGACAAAACTTTTTGCTCAAATTTTAGAGGTTCAAGGACAGTTGCAACTCTCTGCCGGCAAATTGGAAGAAGCGCTAGAGACTTGGAAAAAAGCTGCAAACACTTATAAAGAAATTGGCGATATAAGCGGAGTTACTAAAACTCGAATTAACCAAGCTCAAACACTGCAAACGCTGGGACTATACCGGCAGGCGATTAAAACCTTGACTGAAGTTAGAGAAATTCTTCAAGTGCAACCAGATTCGCCGGTTAAAGCAAAAGGATTGCAAAGCTTGGGTGATGCGTTGCGGGTTGTGGGAGATTTGAATCAATCTCAAGAAGTTTTGCAGAAAAGTTTGGGAATTAGTGAAAGATTGCAGTTGGGGGAAGCGGCTGCCGGCACACTTCTCAGCTTAGGAAATACAGCGAGAGTGCAGGAAAAATCTGACGAGTCTTTAGAGTTTTATCAACGTGCTGTTACAGCATCTTCCTCAGTGGAGATTCAAGTTGAGGCGCAACTGAATCAACTGAGTTTATTAATAGAAGAAGATCGAAGCGCAGACGCTCAAAATTTAATTTCAGAAATTCAATCAAAAATTATTAATTTGCCTCCTAGCAGGCCAACAATTTACGCTCAAATTAATCTGGCGCGAAGTTTGATGAAAATGGGAAACGCCACAACCGAAGGAACACGAAACGCGGCTGAAATATTAGCGACTGCTGTGCAGCAAGCTCAAAGCCTGGAAGACAAAAGAGCAGAGGCTTACGCCTTGGGGAATTTGGGGAGGGTGTACGAACAGAATAGGCAGTGGAAAGAAGGAAAAAGTCTAACAGAAAAAGCGTTACTTTTAGCGCAATCAATTAATGCTTCTGATATTACTTATCAGTGGCATTGGCAGATGGGAAGAATTTTAAAAGAGCAAGGAAATCGAGAAGGCGCAATTGCAGCTTATAGCCAATCTGTCAGTACGCTTCAGTCTTTACGCAATGATTTAGTTGCGATTAATTCAGATGTTCAGTTTTCTTTTAGAGAAAGTGTTGAACCTGTCTACCGCGAGTTAGTGGGACTGCTGTTGCAACCGGCAGCTAATGTAGAGCAATCTGCCTTAATTCAAGCCAGACAGGTAATTGAATCGCTACAACTCGCTGAGTTAGATAATTTCTTCCGGGATGCTTGTTTAGATGTCAAGCCGATTCAGATCGACCAAGTTGATTCTAATGCGGCAGTTTTTTATACGATTATTCTGAAGGAGCGATTAGAAGTTATTCTGGCTTTACCGGGTCAACCGCTAAAACATTATACTACCCAATTACCCCAGGAAACTGTTGAAGCAACTCTTAAGGAATTGCGCGATACGATTACAAATCCTCGAATGCAACTTTCGATAAAACGGTTTTTAACACCTTCACAGAAAGTCTATGATTGGTTAATTCGTCCGATTGAAGCTGAGTTAGCCGGCAGTGGGGTAAATACCCTGGTATTTGTTTTAGATGGAGGATTTAGAAATATTCCCATCGCTGCTCTTTATGATGGTGAGCAATATTTGGTTCAAAAGTATAGTGTGGCGTTAACTCCGGGCTTGCAATTGCTAGAAGCGAATCCTTTGGCGAGGGAAAACTTGAATATATTAGCTGCCGGTTTGACGGAAGCACGTCAAGGCTTTTCTTCACTTCCTCATGTTGAATCGGAATTAGATCAAATTCAAGTAGAAGCGTCTACTAAAATTCTTTTAAATGAATCTTTTAGCAAGTTTAATTTTGAAAAAAATGTTCAATCTATTCCGTTTTCTGTAGTTCACTTAGCAACTCATGGCGAATTCAGTTCTCAAGCAAAAGATACATTTATTCTCACTTGGGATGGACAGATTAATGCCAAGGAATTAGATAGCCTTCTTCGTAGCGAAACTGGGCAAAATAAGCCCATTGAATTACTTGTTTTAAGTGCTTGTAAAACTGCGGCGGGAGATAATCGAGCGGCTTTAGGGTTGGCGGGTGTGGCTGTGAGAGCCGGCGCACGGAGTACAGTGGCGTCTTTGTGGTATGTCAGTGATGAGGCAACTGCTGTTTTGATGACTGAATTTTACCAAGAGTTAGCGAATAGCAAAGTAACGAAAGCTGAAGCTTTGCGTCGCGCTCAAGAAGCGGTTTTGTTAAACGAGAAATTGTCTCACCCTTATTTTTGGGCAGCTTTTGTTATGGTAGGAAATTGGTTGTAGTTGTGAATTTGGATAGGCTGAATCTATTACAAAAATTACGACTAATTCTGACAGGACGGATGGGTAAATCCGAGACTGTGAGGCGTGGTGGTTGGGGCTTCGGCTGTTAAGGTGATTGTGCCATCGGCTGCAACGATCCAACCTTGCGCTTCGACAAGGGGAGTTTGGGTGGTAGGGGCAGATGGGGTTGTAGAGGGTTGTTTGCTCAACTCATCCGCACCGGCATCTCGCGTTGCCCACTCCACAAGGGCAGTATTGCTGCTAAGAGGGGCGCTGGGGTTGGGCGGTAAACCACCGCGTCCGGTTACAATAAATTCGCTACCGGCAACGTCTTCACAGCCGGCAGAAATTAGCCCTTCAATATTGGTAACTTCGACTTCAGGAACGTCTGCCGGCTGCACACTGACATTGCCCTGAATATTTAAATCTCCAACGGCGTTGATAATGCTATCTGGGGATTTAAAGACGGCTAGATCTGAGCCGGCGAAAGGATTAATCGTAATATTACTACCGCCCCCAGGATCGCCGGCATTGGTGATGATGCGGCTTCCTTCCAGCAGCACCAGCGTCACCGGCTCAATAGTAATATTGCCTTCTGTGGTGAGATTGCCGGTTTGGCTGCCGGTGGCTGAGATTTCGCTGTTATGGCGTAGTTGAATGTTGCCGGCGCGTAAGGTAATATTTCCGCCTTTGCCGGTTTCAGAGGTAGCGGTGAGTTTTCCCTGGTTAAAAAGACGCATATCGCCACTTGTAATATCAATGCTGCCAGGATTTCCAGAACCCAAACCGTTTACAGTTATTTGTGCGCCATCCCCAATTACTAAACGTTGGGTGTTAACGATTACATCACCGGCATCTCCAGCAGTGTTAGTGGCAGCGCTTAAACCACTGGGAGACTGCCCATCGGGTGAGGTGCCGATTAATTCTACAGAGTCGGTGGCGCGGACTGTTAAATTCCCCCCCTGGGCATTACTAGAGGGGCCAAAACTCAAAGTGCCAACGCTTACCTGTGCACCATTGCGAACAACTAACCGTCGCGTTTCAATGGTGACATCGCCGGCATCTCCGAAACCAAATGTATAAGCAACTAAGCCGGTGTTACCCAATTTATCGGCTGAAGCGCCATTTAATTCTATCGAGTCGGTGGCGCGAACCGTTAAATTTCCCCCTTGCCCTTCACTTGTGGGAAGTGTGCCCACAAAGACTAACCCCCCATCGCTAACCGTTAATTGGCGAGTTTCAATTGTCGCGCTACCTGCATTGCCGGCACCTAATGTTCCAGCAAAGATGCTGCCGCCGCTGCTAATGTCTACGTTG
It encodes:
- a CDS encoding photosystem I reaction center subunit PsaK, which encodes MDLLAVVQSTITDTAAPGTSKLIVMGICNILALLVLPRVIKYPKVGPKMVLPFPSAFNNPSVGAFLASTSAGHLLGTAAILALSSSGAL
- a CDS encoding CHAT domain-containing protein, with amino-acid sequence MKLLLCLVSFVLLSASSELVQVPVNAQEVLLQAKTEAAQPVNELDRLEQQTQQLYETGRFAEASVLLQQLQGNYAVIEDKLGEARTLRNLALVYHATGERSKATEAIKQSFQHLQELQETRGKTKLFAQILEVQGQLQLSAGKLEEALETWKKAANTYKEIGDISGVTKTRINQAQTLQTLGLYRQAIKTLTEVREILQVQPDSPVKAKGLQSLGDALRVVGDLNQSQEVLQKSLGISERLQLGEAAAGTLLSLGNTARVQEKSDESLEFYQRAVTASSSVEIQVEAQLNQLSLLIEEDRSADAQNLISEIQSKIINLPPSRPTIYAQINLARSLMKMGNATTEGTRNAAEILATAVQQAQSLEDKRAEAYALGNLGRVYEQNRQWKEGKSLTEKALLLAQSINASDITYQWHWQMGRILKEQGNREGAIAAYSQSVSTLQSLRNDLVAINSDVQFSFRESVEPVYRELVGLLLQPAANVEQSALIQARQVIESLQLAELDNFFRDACLDVKPIQIDQVDSNAAVFYTIILKERLEVILALPGQPLKHYTTQLPQETVEATLKELRDTITNPRMQLSIKRFLTPSQKVYDWLIRPIEAELAGSGVNTLVFVLDGGFRNIPIAALYDGEQYLVQKYSVALTPGLQLLEANPLARENLNILAAGLTEARQGFSSLPHVESELDQIQVEASTKILLNESFSKFNFEKNVQSIPFSVVHLATHGEFSSQAKDTFILTWDGQINAKELDSLLRSETGQNKPIELLVLSACKTAAGDNRAALGLAGVAVRAGARSTVASLWYVSDEATAVLMTEFYQELANSKVTKAEALRRAQEAVLLNEKLSHPYFWAAFVMVGNWL